Proteins encoded together in one Ictidomys tridecemlineatus isolate mIctTri1 chromosome 3, mIctTri1.hap1, whole genome shotgun sequence window:
- the Mnt gene encoding max-binding protein MNT isoform X1 → MSIETLLEAARFLEWQAQQQQRAREEQERLRLEREREQEQKKASSLARLAHALPVEEPRIEAPPLPLSPPAPPPAPPPPLATPTPLTVIPIPVVTNSPQPLPPPPPLPPAAQPLPLVPRQPALVSTPGLSIKEPAPLPTRPQGPTPAPLLPDPKTTIAPTGSPKPLQPLPTPILTIAPHPGVQPQLAPQQPPPPALGTLKLAPAEEVKSSEQKKRPGGIGTREVHNKLEKNRRAHLKECFETLKRNIPNVDDKKTSNLSVLRTALRYIQSLKRKEKEYEHEMERLAREKIATQQRLAELKHELSQWMDVLEIDRVLRQTGQPEDDQASTSTASEGEDNIDEDMEEDRAGLGPPKMSHRPQPELLKSTLPPPSTAPAPLPPHPHPHPHPHPVALSPAHLPVQQQPPQQKTPLPAPPPPPATPAQTLVPAPAHLVATAGGGSTVIAHTATTHASVIQTVNHVLQGPGGKHIAHIAPSAPSPAVQLAPATPPIGHITVHPATLNHVAHLGSQLPLYPQPVAVSQPVAVSHIAHTLSHQQVNGTAGLGPPATVMAKPAVGAQVVHHPQLVGQTVLNPVTMVTMPSFPVSTLKLA, encoded by the exons AGGAGCAGGAGCGCCTTCGCTTGGAGCGGGAGCGGGAACAGGAGCAGAAGAAGGCCAGTAGCCTGGCCAGGCTGGCACATGCTCTGCCTGTGGAGGAACCCCGCATCGAGGCACCACCCCTCCCCCTATCCCCACCAGCACCCCCACCAGCACCCCCACCACCACTTGCTACCCCCACCCCACTGACTGTCATTCCTATTCCTGTAGTGACCAACTCCCCCCAgccactgcccccacccccaccgctgCCTCCTGCAGCCCAGCCTCTGCCCCTGGTACCTCGTCAGCCAGCCCTGGTCAGCACCCCTGGACTCAGCATTAAGGAGCCTGCCCCCCTTCCTACCAGGCCACAGGGGCCCAcccctgctcccctcctgccAGACCCGAAGACCACTATTGCACCCACTGGCAGCCCCAAGCCTTTGCAGCCCCTCCCTACACCCATCCTGACCATAGCACCACACCCTGGAGTCCAGCCTCAGCTAGCCCCCCAACAGCCACCCCCACCTGCACTTGGGACTCTGAAGTTGGCACCAGCTGAAGAAGTCAAATCCAGTGAACAGAAGAAGAGGCCTGGGGG GATTGGAACCAGAGAAGTCCACAACAAATTGGAGAAAAACAG GAGGGCCCATCTGAAGGAATGCTTTGAGACCCTGAAGCGCAACATCCCTAACGTGGACGACAAGAAGACCTCGAATCTGAGTGTGCTGCGAACCGCGCTGCGGTACATCCAG TCcctgaagaggaaggaaaaggagtaTGAACACGAGATGGAGCGACTGGCACGGGAAAAGATTGCCACGCAACAGCGACTGGCAGAACTCAAGCACGAGCTGAGCCAGTGGATGGATGTGTTGGAGATTGACCGTGTGCTCCGGCAGACAGGCCAGCCTGAGGACGACCAGGCCTCCACTTCAACAGCCTCTG AGGGTGAGGACAACATAGACGAGGATATGGAGGAGGACCGGGCAGGCCTGGGCCCACCTAAAATGAGCCATCGTCCCCAGCCGGAGCTGCTGAAgtccaccctcccaccccccagcactgcccccgcgcctctgcctccccaccctcaccctcacccccacccccatccagtGGCCCTATCTCCTGCCCACCTCCCTGTGCAGCAGCAGCCGCCACAACAGAAGACCCCTCtgcctgcccctcctcccccaccggCCACCCCTGCCCAGACACTGGTACCAGCCCCAGCCCATCTGGTGGCCACTGCTGGGGGCGGCTCCACGGTCATTGCCCACACGGCTACCACCCATGCCTCAGTCATCCAGACTGTGAACCATGTTCTACAGGGGCCGGGCGGCAAGCACATTGCCCACATTGCCCCCTctgcccccagccctgctgtGCAGCTGGCACCTGCCACACCTCCCATTGGCCACATCACAGTGCACCCTGCCACCCTCAACCATGTGGCCCACCTCGGCTCCCAGCTGCCCTTGTACCCACAGCCTGTGGCAGTGAGCCAGCCAGTGGCAGTGAGCCACATCGCCCACACCCTCTCGCACCAGCAAGTGAATGGCACAGCCGGACTGGGGCCCCCAGCTACAGTCATGGCAAAGCCAGCCGTGGGGGCCCAGGTGGTACACCACCCCCAGCTGGTGGGCCAGACAGTGCTCAACCCTGTGACCATGGTCACCATGCCCTCCTTCCCGGTCAGCACACTAAAGCTGGCTTAA
- the Mnt gene encoding max-binding protein MNT isoform X2 yields the protein MQREGRGKGSCHLLEEQERLRLEREREQEQKKASSLARLAHALPVEEPRIEAPPLPLSPPAPPPAPPPPLATPTPLTVIPIPVVTNSPQPLPPPPPLPPAAQPLPLVPRQPALVSTPGLSIKEPAPLPTRPQGPTPAPLLPDPKTTIAPTGSPKPLQPLPTPILTIAPHPGVQPQLAPQQPPPPALGTLKLAPAEEVKSSEQKKRPGGIGTREVHNKLEKNRRAHLKECFETLKRNIPNVDDKKTSNLSVLRTALRYIQSLKRKEKEYEHEMERLAREKIATQQRLAELKHELSQWMDVLEIDRVLRQTGQPEDDQASTSTASEGEDNIDEDMEEDRAGLGPPKMSHRPQPELLKSTLPPPSTAPAPLPPHPHPHPHPHPVALSPAHLPVQQQPPQQKTPLPAPPPPPATPAQTLVPAPAHLVATAGGGSTVIAHTATTHASVIQTVNHVLQGPGGKHIAHIAPSAPSPAVQLAPATPPIGHITVHPATLNHVAHLGSQLPLYPQPVAVSQPVAVSHIAHTLSHQQVNGTAGLGPPATVMAKPAVGAQVVHHPQLVGQTVLNPVTMVTMPSFPVSTLKLA from the exons atgcagagagaaggaaggggaaaaggaagttGCCATCTCCTAG AGGAGCAGGAGCGCCTTCGCTTGGAGCGGGAGCGGGAACAGGAGCAGAAGAAGGCCAGTAGCCTGGCCAGGCTGGCACATGCTCTGCCTGTGGAGGAACCCCGCATCGAGGCACCACCCCTCCCCCTATCCCCACCAGCACCCCCACCAGCACCCCCACCACCACTTGCTACCCCCACCCCACTGACTGTCATTCCTATTCCTGTAGTGACCAACTCCCCCCAgccactgcccccacccccaccgctgCCTCCTGCAGCCCAGCCTCTGCCCCTGGTACCTCGTCAGCCAGCCCTGGTCAGCACCCCTGGACTCAGCATTAAGGAGCCTGCCCCCCTTCCTACCAGGCCACAGGGGCCCAcccctgctcccctcctgccAGACCCGAAGACCACTATTGCACCCACTGGCAGCCCCAAGCCTTTGCAGCCCCTCCCTACACCCATCCTGACCATAGCACCACACCCTGGAGTCCAGCCTCAGCTAGCCCCCCAACAGCCACCCCCACCTGCACTTGGGACTCTGAAGTTGGCACCAGCTGAAGAAGTCAAATCCAGTGAACAGAAGAAGAGGCCTGGGGG GATTGGAACCAGAGAAGTCCACAACAAATTGGAGAAAAACAG GAGGGCCCATCTGAAGGAATGCTTTGAGACCCTGAAGCGCAACATCCCTAACGTGGACGACAAGAAGACCTCGAATCTGAGTGTGCTGCGAACCGCGCTGCGGTACATCCAG TCcctgaagaggaaggaaaaggagtaTGAACACGAGATGGAGCGACTGGCACGGGAAAAGATTGCCACGCAACAGCGACTGGCAGAACTCAAGCACGAGCTGAGCCAGTGGATGGATGTGTTGGAGATTGACCGTGTGCTCCGGCAGACAGGCCAGCCTGAGGACGACCAGGCCTCCACTTCAACAGCCTCTG AGGGTGAGGACAACATAGACGAGGATATGGAGGAGGACCGGGCAGGCCTGGGCCCACCTAAAATGAGCCATCGTCCCCAGCCGGAGCTGCTGAAgtccaccctcccaccccccagcactgcccccgcgcctctgcctccccaccctcaccctcacccccacccccatccagtGGCCCTATCTCCTGCCCACCTCCCTGTGCAGCAGCAGCCGCCACAACAGAAGACCCCTCtgcctgcccctcctcccccaccggCCACCCCTGCCCAGACACTGGTACCAGCCCCAGCCCATCTGGTGGCCACTGCTGGGGGCGGCTCCACGGTCATTGCCCACACGGCTACCACCCATGCCTCAGTCATCCAGACTGTGAACCATGTTCTACAGGGGCCGGGCGGCAAGCACATTGCCCACATTGCCCCCTctgcccccagccctgctgtGCAGCTGGCACCTGCCACACCTCCCATTGGCCACATCACAGTGCACCCTGCCACCCTCAACCATGTGGCCCACCTCGGCTCCCAGCTGCCCTTGTACCCACAGCCTGTGGCAGTGAGCCAGCCAGTGGCAGTGAGCCACATCGCCCACACCCTCTCGCACCAGCAAGTGAATGGCACAGCCGGACTGGGGCCCCCAGCTACAGTCATGGCAAAGCCAGCCGTGGGGGCCCAGGTGGTACACCACCCCCAGCTGGTGGGCCAGACAGTGCTCAACCCTGTGACCATGGTCACCATGCCCTCCTTCCCGGTCAGCACACTAAAGCTGGCTTAA